DNA sequence from the Pseudorca crassidens isolate mPseCra1 chromosome 6, mPseCra1.hap1, whole genome shotgun sequence genome:
GTGGACTGCCAAGCCAATAACAGACTCTCATAGTTGAAGGGGAGTTAAGAGTCAACTAGCTTTTTGTAATAGCTGTGCAGGTCTACCTGCAGATAGCTCCTTCCGGGACCCAAGAGTGGCCACTCATGTAGGTCCACCAGTTAAGCCCATCTCAGCTTCAAGAAACAATCCTGAGAAGTCTAACTGCTCTTGCACAGAGCCGCCCTTTAAACGACGACTAGTATCCCGCAGACTTGTCTTCTTTGGCCTAAATGCCCCTGATCCTTCTAATTTTCTTCCTTGAGTAGTCTGGCTTGCAGGCCATCCCCATCCCATTACCCCAGATGACCTAGAGTTTGTCAAGCCCCTCAAATCATGGGCCTCAGGAGTTTTCAGGTGGGACTGCGCCTGCTAACAAAATCACAGCCTAGTTCTACCAGAGACGTTAAATATTCaggcaaaaggagaaagaagagagtcTTAGGGTAGGAAAACCTCTTTGAGCTATGGGGCAGAGCAAAGGGAGACAACAGAAGTAGAGTGCACAGTGGGGAAAGGGTTACATAGAAAAGAAGAAcggggagatggagagaagcacACTCTTGGCGCACCACACAGCCAACAGGCTCAAGATCTGTCACTAACTTAACTCCTGGGGCATTTTCTACATAAAGAAAAACAGGGCTTACTTTGTCCAATTATGCTCTATTACCTACCTGACTGGAACACAGCCTATTTTGTGAATGCAGCAAGAACTACAGATTGACATTCCAGAGAACATCAGACTTATAAGCACactgaaatataaagaaaaatacactccAAAATCAAATGTAAATGAGGAGGTGCTTTGTGGAGGTGATCATTACCTCCCCTCCAGGGTATTTGCTCAGAGGTAATGACACAGCTCATAATGTTATTGTTCTATCTCCTCCAGGTATGCTGGAATTGTAACTAATTATGcgctatttctgtgaaaaactaAAAGGAGAGAGTATTCTTAGGCAGTTTGTGACAGGGCTGACTTCGTTAAGAGGGAAGACTCTTCTTAAAGCTAATACTCAACAGAAGATAGCTGCTGTTATAAGATTTTGGGAGGAAAACGTCAAGATTTCCCCTCTGGGAACAAGCAATCTAACTTAAGGACAAGTAAAGAAAAGATCAACTCAGTTGAGAAAATGACTATAAAAGTtaagtcaagggcttccctggtggcgcagtggttgagagtccgcctgccgatgcaggggacaggggttcatgccccggtctgggaagatcccacatgccgcggagcagctgggcccgtgagccatggccgctgagcctgcgcgtccggagcctgtgctccgcaacgggagaggccacaacagggagaggcccgggtaccgcaaaaaaaaaaaaaaaaaaagttaagtcaaGAGTAACGGAAGCATAAATACAAGCAGAATAGGACAGAATTACAGCTGTGTTTGTGGTagatctgttttattttcaagtcAACAAATACTTAGTGAGCACCTTCCATGTGCCTTCAGCTGGGGGACGGTCAGCATCCCTCACATAGTAGCCAGATCATGCATCTGTGAATGGAAAAATTGTCAAGGCTCTGGGCTTTGACCACACTCCCACTCTTCTCATACCTGTCTGTTCTAGATTTCCTAGAAGATTATTAAATTAGTAAACTGTTTTAATTGGTAGTGGAGGTGACCTTGGAGGTTTCctcaaatttctctctctcaaacTTAATCAAATCTTTACTGCCACCTGGTGGCAGCATCAGGCTCTGCCAGCTGTGTTTTCCAGCAGTGGGCCGCCGCGAGCTAATCCATGTGTGCTGGCTCTCATTTAATAACCATAACCTAAGGAGCCCACACTGTTGTCTACGTATTGGTCGTGCCTCAACATTAGGCAGTGCCTTCTTTCATCAGATGCCATTTTTTCTGGAAATAAACTTGAGCCATTCAAAATTCTAAAACTAGTATCATTCAGTTTTGCAAATGACCACAGTCAAGCCCACCACCTGCCACACAATTAGCAACAGTCCGAGCACAATGGGGCAGCCAGTAGCGATCAGACTCCTCCTCCTGTGCCACCAACCAGGTTTAAGAGTGTTTCAGGCTATCCCAGGTCAGGTGGGCATTTCGCCTCCAAATCTACTGTTTCCAGGGTCTGATGTACAGGGAAGAATCAGTGAATACTGTCCTACTTTGCTCAGACATCAATCCCAGGTCAGAGAAGAGAGCAAAATATTCAAGAGGGGGATCACAGAGCTTATTAGAGAAGCTGCAGGCTTACTTTCCTAATTGCATCTGTCTTTGACTAATGCTAAATTAAATATAGTTCACACTTCTTTGGCTAGAAGTAGAGTTAAAAATTTACAGTGGATGGAACATTCACAGCGtagatatgcatatatatacaggGATGTGTGTATCTGAAATAAATGCACTCTAGTTCATGGAAGCAGAGTTCAGCAGTCCACTGACACCTATAGGGTGTGCCTGAAATATAAACACTCatttgagcacctattatgtgctcaTTAGGCATGGGACAAGGAGCTGGGCTTACAAAGACCAGGTTTTATTTTCAAGGAGTACATATAACAGAGCAGGGGAAATCTTCAAATTTTACAAATCCCCCTTAGAAAGGCACAACTACTTATTTCTTATGTTCCTTAGCTGTAACTCTGGGTCCCATTCTGCTACACTCTAGGATACCTGACTTCTAAAATTCATTAAATACCATTAATGCTTCAAGCTCCATCAAGCTAGAaaaggactttcagtgctaaaattcTGGTCTTCAGGGCTCCAAACAAATTGGGAGATGGCGCCACAGGTGTCCAGGCTATAGGCAGACAAACACCCACTAACTCAAGGGCTGGAGCCTGCGTCTCTCCCAGAGGCTAAAAATGTCCTGAACAACCAGGCATCTAACACCACAATCACACACTTTTATCTTCACCTGCATTTCATCCACcaaatcttttcccttttttcttttttcaagatgAAACATATCATGCATTTTAAATGGTTacaacatacacatacagattAGAGAAGAATACAATGAACACTGTGCACCCACCACACAACCTAAGAGGCAGAGCAGCACCGGGGCCTTGAAGCTCCATGTGCCCCAGCCCAGCCGCACCCCGCCCTCTGCCCCGCCTGGTAAccaccatccctccatccatctttAAGACCCATCCCCAAACTCGTTTCTTTTGCTCTACAGCTGCAAAGTGCGTGTAAACTGAGGAATTACAACATTCCGCTCCCCGAGCCCGCTCACGCTCTGGTGACCAGGAATCAGAAACGAGACGGACAGCACCAAGAGGAGGGCCTGGGTCACACTCGCCTCTACCCCAGCACCTCACCCAGTGCCCACGAGCGAGTGAGTGCTGTTTCATCTACGCCAAGATCACAAGACAAGGGACAAACAGGGATACCCTGGAGTGGGGACAGGCGTTCTCTTCCTCACCTCGGCCTCTACCTGCTGCTGAGTTCGGCTGTGGTTTTCCTTGTACTGGTTGGCTCTCAGAACTTGCTGCTCGATGCCCAGCAGGACTGCCTCGCAGCCATCGCACCTATATAAGAGATAACCAGCCCTGAGCCCCAGAAAAGCCTGGTAGTTGTCCTGCAGCCTCCCAAATCTCCCTCCCCGATTCCTTAGAGACTTCCTGTAACACTCCGTCTGCCAGCGCTCTTGCCCCTTCACTCCTTCCAAAAGACAGGTGTTTCTGAATACATAACATAGGGCATATGGAAACAAACATGGAGGATGTGGGGTGGTTTCTTAGAATACAGCTTTAATTTCCAACCTTTGTATCCCATGGGAAAGCTTCACGGACTGTGCAATTAAAGGAATTAGGAGGGACTTCACAGATGGCACTGATTAATCAGTTTTCTCaatagaaaaatttattttctaaaagcatCCTATTTTGAAGATTGCCCTTTTTCTCAGAAGTGTGTTACTTCCCAACTGCCACCCCCTCCTCATTATATCATTTTccccactttttattttgaaattttaaatacattaaaaaaaaagttgaaggtATAGTACAATAAATAGCCACATACCCTCCACTTTAGAGTCAACAGTTGGGAACATTCTGTGTATTTGCGGTGCCGCTCTACATACCAATTTTGTTTCAAATCTAACTCCAATGCATAAAAACAAGTTGTAGGAATTCATACGAGTAAACATCCTGGAATGGGGGCTAGAATAGGCCCTCTGGATGCAAACACGTTGAAGTCAGACTATGGAGGTGAAAGACGGTGTCAGTCATCTCAAAAACGGAAAAAGACAGCCAACTTTAGTGGGACTGGAAACCTAGATTTTGTATGCCAGACCATTTTCATGTTAGGGGTGTTTTCTAAGTTTATTTCCCATTTAGTCTGACTTCAccgttttaaaatcttttgaaagTTACTGCTTGTGTCAGATGTTGTAAAGGGAAGGGGTCTGGAGTCACACTTGGGACAGAACCTGGGGTAAAGGGTGGGCAAGTACATGCCTGGGGATCCAACAGTAGCTGAAGTGAGGGAAACTTAAGGGGCTGTGGACCCCCAGAGGGTCAAAGCTGGGCTGTACATCCCTGGATACACACCCCTAGAGGCTAAGCCAGAGAGTCAGTCTGTACATCCCTGGATACACACCCCTAGAGGCTAAGCCAGAGAGTCAGTCTGTTTAAAGACAAAATGAACCCCAGCCCTCTGCACAAAGTCTGCCTACTCTGCTTCATGGCCTCCGACGTGCCATGTGCCGCCTGGGAACACACTCTCCTCACCTCCAATTATACTCTCACCCTGGCCCTCCTTCACAACTCAGCCTTGAATCACACCATGACAAATCCATGTAGAACGTGCAACAGCTCTTGCGAACATCAAATTCCATTAAAATGGAGTACATGCAAATGTTCCACTTCCTTTTATATACCGGAATATGGTTATCAAATATTCAGTATATGAGTCTGTGTTCCAACTTAGAATAACCCATTCCTTGTCTTTAATATCCTTCACAATGTTTTACAAACACTAGCCCAATGTTACTGATGCCGAACTTGGTTCTCTTATCCAAAGAATCTTACCAACACTAATTCCCAAGCTTGGTCAAACACTGAGGGTGAGTCTGCAAAGCACAGGATCAGTGTCACACAGCGAGGCTTCagaggctccacctgccaactcTGGGCATTTTACAGCCTGCTACTAAACAGCCCCCAACTGCACAGGACAAGAACTATTTTACAACCATGGCACTAGGAAGCCTGAAGTGATTCCTACTGCCACACAGCTGTAGTCACAAATGCAGCCCCACTCCCTAGCTTGCTGTCCCAAGGCCCCAGCTCCCAGGCAGCCCCAGCTGATACCTGGAGACCACATTTCCCCAAACAGAGGCGTAGAGGGCATGCTAGGTATCCCCTCCCTAAAGAGGGGGGCACCTCCTTCTTTGAGCCTCACCATTCATGCAAGGTCTTGACAATATTATTGATATCTTTCTTTCGGATGTCACGGCCAATGCAGAAATCCACTTCTAGCAGCTGGTTTCGCTGATCCAGCTTGCCCTGGATGATATCAGTGTAGACAGCCTCGATGATGAGGTCTTCCAGTTCCCGGAGATTCCGCATCTCCAGGTCCTTCAGCAGCACGGAGTAGGGGATACACTATAGATAAGGTACATGTGATGTTTACAAAAACCATTggtaaacattaaagaaaattcagGTTATTACTCAGATAGCCAACATATGCCTCAGGGCTTTGGGAAATGCAGTCTAGTGGTAATTATTAACATCTATGGCAACAAGAGATGGATAAATGAGCTGTGAGACCCGTGGGATCCAAACAAGACCCACAGCATCTAGGAATGCGTTCTCCTCCATCCCCTGCCTCCTGGACTTTGCTCAGCTTCCAGCTTTCATGCTCTGAAGCACACTCTTAGAGATCCCAAAGACTCTTTCTAGAGGAAAAAGGGATATCCTCAGAATGTGGCACTCTGCTGCCTTTTGGAAGCTGGCAGAATTTGTATAAGACGCCAGATCAtcaaaaaaaactccaaagaatCTCAGACACTGGACCCACAAACTGGCTGCTTGCCCAGCAGAGCACAATTAAAAATCTTACAGTCTAATGCACCCACCTACAGGTGACCAGTGGATACTGCAAGCTCAGAGGTCATCCTGAAGTTTACATGTTTTCTTGGTCTCTGACAACCAATGTCAATTCCCCAACAGTAGTCCTGTAATGGACTGTACCGACATTCTGCATGACTCCAAGACAACTGGATATCTAAATACCAGTTTTCTGTAAATCCTATGACACATCACTATTAGTTTGAAAATTAACACAGCAATCAAATCTGCAGAAACAGGAGGAAGATGTATGAGGAGAAGAGGGCAAACATACCTGGGGGTTTTTCTATGACTAAAGGTCTGAAATCCAGGGTTGGTACAGGGGCTTAGAATGACAggttggacaaaggattaatctccaaattatacaagcagctcatgcagctcaagagcaaaaaaacaaacaacccaatccaaaaatgggcagaagacctaaatagacatttctccaaagaagatatagagattgcaaacaaacacatgaaaggatgctcaacatcactaatcgttagagaaatgcaaatcaaaactacaatgaggtatcacctcacaccagtcagaatggccatcatcaaagaatctacaaacaataaatgctggagagggtttggagaaaagggaacactcttgcactgttggtgggaatgtaaattgatacagccactgtggagaacagtatggaggttccttaaaaaactaaaaatagaactaccacacaacccagcaatcccactactgggcatataccctgagaaaaccataattcaaaaagagtcatgtaccacaatgttcactgcagctctatttacaacagctaggacatggaagcaacctaagtgtccagcgacagatgagtggataaagaaaacgtggcacatatatacaatggaatattattcagccataaaaagaaacgaaattgagttatttgtagtgaggtggatggacctagagactgtcatacagagtgaagtaagtaagaaagagaaaaacaaataccatatgctaacacatatgtatggaatctaaaaaaaaaaaaaaaaaaggttctgaagaacctaggggcaggacaggaataaagatgcagaggtagagaatggacacttgaggacacagggagggggaagggtaagctgggacgaagtgaggaagtggcatggaaatatacacactaccaaatgtaaaacagatagctagtgggaagcagccgcatagcaagatcagctcggtgctttgtgaccacctagaggcatgGGATacgcagggtgggagggagacgcaagagggaggagatatggggatataagtatatgtatagctgattcactttgttgtacagcagaaactaacacaccattgtaaagcaattatactccaataaagatgttaaaaaaaaaagaatgacaggtTGCAGAAACGAGGGAAAAAGTCGCTCCTACTCTTTGCTACACTTGAGAAGTTCATGATcaggacaaaaaaaaattcaggtccTCATTTCCTAACAAAATAGGCCTCCCACCTGAAGTGCCCAGCTGAGAATCCGAAATTTGTGATTAGgccagataaaataattttagcacGTGAAACAGCAATCCAAGAACAAATATACATCTCTCCAGCTCAATCACAGAGGGGAAATGCAAAAAGCAAACTTTTTCAAAGGCACAGCCCCCCAAAACTTTATAGACATTTAGGCTGGGATTGGGCAGAGAGCCAAAAATCAACTATAAATTAATCAAACCTGGATCTTCTTTGTTAATGGCTATAAGCAGCTGGTTGCACATCTTCTAAAaagaagaactcagagatataGTGGAGTGGTATCTTACAGAAGGTTAGGGTCAGAAGTTAGCACAGAAGGCAAAAATTCCAATTACTATAATTAACCTTGAAAATCCCCAGAGGAAGGCAGcatattaaaaaatctaaaaaaaaaaaaaaaaaaaaaaaatctatctctcAGTAAGTTCAACATAGCAAGTTTTTCCTCCAGCACAGGAACAGTTCACTGTGCACTGAGCAACAGCTGAAGCAGTTAACTTGCCTTGAGATGCCTTGCTGTTTGAAAAATCTGTATCTTGAAACAGCAGTCTCCTTTAAGCATGGCAAAATGCTCACAGCACGTGGGGTACCACGGCATGCCAGAACTGAGACCTGCTGATTCACAATCACTCCTGGGCATACTTTTCCTAAATGGAATGGTGAGTAATTATCTACACTATTTTAActgttatctttttctcttttgtcctttGCCAGGCAAATTTTATGCATTTATGATGCAACTCAACTGTGTGTAGATGGGAGTTCCCACACTGATGCCAACGTGACACCTGCCTCGAGGTAAGGAGGAAGACAGGAAAGGGTTTGGATCGTACCTTCATCCTTGACGCCAAGCTCACGATGGTAAGGTGTTTCAGCTTGTTCTGCTGAGCTGTGCTCAGTTCTGGCAGGCTCTCCTTGTTGGCTGCTCAGTCCCACCCACCacaaaaatcaagacacaaaataaaattaggattTCTTCATGGAATAAGCACACCAACTCCCCACATCAAACCTGCTATTGAATCACTGTCATGACTCTGCACTTATTCACTAGGCAAATGTTCCATAAGCACCTCCCATCTTCTCTGAAATACCATGTGCTACCAAAGAAGACAAAACTGAATCTCTACACACAAGAAGCTTAGTCTCCTAAGAAGCCGGGCATGAGTGCACAAAACGGCATGACAATTCTCTTACTGGAGTACTATTTTCAACATGTCTTCACTGAGCGTCTGTTATGTCCAATGCACTGTCTTAAGTGATGCAAGGGGAACAGACGGGGCTTGTCAGGGCTGCTACACTCCGCAACTCCAGGAGCACCAACTACCACCCAGAGTTGTGCAACTCAATCGCCCTGAACTTGTCCTCAGTCTTACCATCCAATGTTTCAACAGCTACAAATGCAAGAGAACTACCAGAagaaaggtacaaactaccagaAGAGAACAAGAgggtgaggaggtgggggagaggcagaaagggaaacagagagagggggagagaaaaaagagaaagtgcaACTGAGTGCAGTCACACTGGGGAACTGGGGAGGTAcaggagacaaaaagaaagaaaggtggaCTATGAGATGATCCTTGAAGGACAGGCAAAACTTtagcaataacaataatagcaacaGCAATGGCACCAGCCAAGGCAACGTATATGGCAAGCTTTACTTAGTGTAAGTGCACACACAGATccgttcatacacacacacatccagttagtcctcacaacagccccacAAGACAGATTCCAAATGTCTTCAATTCCTTATCCATAATGCTGGATTCCAAAAAGGTAAATCCACACTGCTTTTGCTCCCTTGAGCACGGTGCTGAAATTCATTTGGTGGCAAATCATGACCTAAATTGAGTTAGGCTTTTTATCCCACTTGTTGtgaatattcatttgttttgctgCAAAACTGTGAATGTGTTTGACTACCGGTGCTGCCCACACCTCTCAAGGGTGTTACATAAAAAAGTATATGCATCATATTACCTTTTTAAAGTCCCCAAAATTCTAAATTATGAAACATCTAGCCCAAGAAGTGCAGATAAGGGATTGTGGACCTttttattactcccattttacagataaggagactgaggtaCAGAAGACCATTTAATTTACCAAAGAACACACAACTATTGAAGTGGACACAGAATATAATGCAAGAATCCTGGTTCTAGAGTCTGTAAAATGCTGCTCTTTAGTGAGGATGGAAACAAAGGATACACACACTGGAACAAAGTGAAGGTCAGAAAAAGCTGGCAAGTGGCAAACTGTCCAGTCTGGCAGCAGCACCGAGTAAGTAGAAGTGAccatggagaaagaaaatgagaaaaaaggggAAGTCGAGGACATAGTAGAGAAGACCCTGAGTCACACCACTAAAAGAAACTGCCAGGCCTATATCATTATCACTAAAATAAACTAGGGAAGCCAGACAAAAATGGCTTGGGTGGAAGGTAAGTTAGTGTCTGGACATTCATGCACCTCATTCCTGATATTTAAGATTCTAATTTATCAATACAATGACTCAAATGATCTACAAAAGAGAATGGGGTAAGTAGATTATGGAGTATTCGAttatggaatattaaaaatgacTACAAGACTTAAAACGTGGATAAATGCCTATGAAATACGTGAATAAAGCAAGATATAAAATGGTACACATAATCTACTTACACCTACATATCAGAAAGCACAAGCACAAGGAAGAAAAGTCCAGCACCATAATGCTAACAGCAGTTTAATAGGAGTACAAGTGACTTTTTTCCctgttttccaaactttcttCAATATGATGATAGTATTTAGATAATATTTACAACGCTTAAATACTTTACAAAGTATTCTGACATTTCACAACACTCCAAGTGTTCTACAAACACCAGTCCTCAAGaatctcatctggaaaataaacAAGGGCTATATTTATGGATGAGCATAAACATAGTCCCATTTACCCACTAGGAAATAAAAGGCGGGAACGAAAGTCCTCATGCGAGGTCACTTACAGAGCACAGTAAAATGAGAAACAGCCAGGTTAGGAAGATACCACCCCATGTTTTATATCCCAGACCTCAGTGACCCTCATGAAGGCAACATATCCAGACAGagcaacaaaattaagaaaagtcTTTGGAGGATCTTAACCAACTCACCTATGTAATCTGGGTATGTTCCATAGGCAAACAGATTCAGCAACTGCAAATAAGCAGCATTACCTCCTTCTGCAagctgaggaggaaaaaaaacagcaGTTCACAGACCGAGCTACCAATCACTGCAGTGTTCAAGAAGAGGGCAGGTGATCACATGCCACAGTTCTGACCGTTTTATTGCTTGGTCCCTGAGGTCCCTCCCAACTCTTTGAgtctttgggaaaaaataaataaggccccaagtttaatttttctctctgagGAATACATGCTTTATACTGCACAGAGCATGCCCAGGAGCTACTTTTgtcacacagacgcacacacacacaaagcagtaaGCACTGGGAGCAGTTCAGGTTTGCTCAGGATTCCCCTGCCATCAAAACagactggagggacttccctggtggcgcagtggttaagaatccgcctgccaatgcaggggacacgggttcaactcctggtccgggaagatcccacatgcggtggagcactaagcctgtgcgccaaaactactgagcctgcgctctagaacccatgcacaacaactactgagcccacgcgcctagagcctgtgctccacaacaagagaagcaactgcaatgagaagcccgcgcactgcaacgaacagtagccctcgctctccacaactagggaaagcccgtgcacagcaacaaagacccaacacagccaaaaataaatcaaataaataagttaaaaaaaaaaaagactggagcaGTCTTGTCAATATACCAGCTTGGCGGGTACAGCACAAGCCACTATCAATCCAAACTGAAAAAAGTGTAGGGTTGGCTCCAAGCTTCAGGACTACATGTGGACTGTGAATGCTGGAGATTAGCACAGCATAAGGCGTGACAGAACAGCCCAGCTGCGACAGGAAACCAGGATACCAGCCCCAAATAAAAGTTTTCATTAGAATTACTTATTCCTCGCTAATGCTAATGGCAAAGAGCTATCTGTAGAAGAAAAACGAAAGAGATACTGTTCTGCCAGGAACTGCTCTACTCTGCTCTGCTGCCAGTTACCGTAACTGGGTGTTTCCCTTACTCACAAATATGTACCTGTTACTCTTCCAATTTACCAAACTCAATAAAGTCTAAACAGGAACCAAGTGGTATTCTGTGGACACCAACAATACCACTTGATTttaaccatcttttaaaaaaagcttccAAAAACTATGTCTGTAATTTCTGACCACTGAAAGGCAGCTAGTTTATTCCCAGCTCacatatggaaaaaaacaaactatggGAAGATAAGGGTGATTTGCTAAGCACTCCAACGAGAACTCTAGCATCTGAATACCCCAGCCTACTGTCTCAGGTTACCGAGAATCTCCTGAGGCCCTGAATCATAAGTGGAAGAGACCATCAAATCTAGCCCCCACTTTTCAGACAGACGATTACAAAACTAGCCATAAAAGACTATTTTCTCTAAAGCAGACACTCCAAAATTTCTCCCACTGGCCTAAGTCAACAAGGTCTTTCTGGCTTTAATTTTCATCCATCTCCTCTTACCCAAACTTCCATATGAAACAACCACCTGGCATATTCATTCAGGCTTTTCACAAACTTGAAGAAACACACTACCCTTTGGTCatctcttcttttgaaaaatgatgAGCTACCAAGCCATGAAAGAGCAGGGAGGAAATTTAAATGcaatattactaagtgaaagaagccactctGAAAAGGCTCCatatgtatgattccaactacacaACATTCTGGAAgaagtaaaaagatcagtggccaGGGATtagaggggaggaagggatgaaGAGGCAGAACAGAGGACTTTCAGGGCAGtcaaatactctgtatgatactgtaatgggacatgtcattatacatttgtctaaacccatagaCTATAAAACACCAAATGTgatccctaatgtaaactatggtctTTGGGTGACAATGACGTGCCAGTGTAGTTCCACACTGGTGGCAGGCTGTTCATGTATGAGAGCACAAGGTATATTAGAACTGTCTGTAACTTCCTCTCaactttgctgtgaatctaaaactgctctaaagaaataaagcctattaaaaaaaaaactcagttttcttaaatttccctcACAGGATTCCTTTTCTATCTCTGGTAATTAAATTTTTACTGAAagtctactgtgtgtcaggctaCATAATAAGCTCTAAGGAAAACAATGGTGAGCACAATAGATCTTACCGTCACGGAGCTTACAATCTAGCAAGACAGGCTgacattaaacaaaaatttacaattaaaaaataaaactaggtgctcccctggtggcgcagtggttgagagtccacctgctgatgcaggggacgcggctttgtgccccggtccgggaggagccgcgaagcggctgggcccgtgagccatggccgctgagcctgcgcgtccggagcctgtgctccgcaacgggagaggccacaacagtgagaggcccgcgtaccgcaaaaaaaaaaataaataaataaaactaggtCTTCCTGTTTCCAGCTATTGCAGGGAGAGGAAATGATGCCACTCCACACACCTGCAATGGATGATCATGGGGAACTGCTCAAGTTTACTAACCAAGAGGAATAAGCAGAGGTACAGCAGCAAGTCCAGTAACGTGAAGACCCATACTCCTTCTGCTACAACGGGCTGATTCACAGCAGGGCTACaggcatgcagccagcagccaaTGGCAAAGGTGTC
Encoded proteins:
- the COPS7B gene encoding COP9 signalosome complex subunit 7b isoform X5 — protein: MAGEQKPSSNLLEQFILLAKGTSGSALTALISQVLEAPGVYVFGELLELANVQELAEGGNAAYLQLLNLFAYGTYPDYIANKESLPELSTAQQNKLKHLTIVSLASRMKCIPYSVLLKDLEMRNLRELEDLIIEAVYTDIIQGKLDQRNQLLEVDFCIGRDIRKKDINNIVKTLHEWCDGCEAVLLGIEQQVLRANQYKENHSRTQQQVEAEVTNIKKTLKATASSSAQEMEQQLAERECPPHAEQRQPTKKMSKVKGLVSSRH
- the COPS7B gene encoding COP9 signalosome complex subunit 7b isoform X3, with translation MTAHREVTSICMELRNLLQIMAQLKPHFLQKASLNHSPGHSQESLICTPGAPCGIICPSQMDLSLPGTLSSPRSQDQRMAGEQKPSSNLLEQFILLAKGTSGSALTALISQVLEAPGVYVFGELLELANVQELAEGGNAAYLQLLNLFAYGTYPDYIANKESLPELSTAQQNKLKHLTIVSLASRMKCIPYSVLLKDLEMRNLRELEDLIIEAVYTDIIQGKLDQRNQLLEVDFCIGRDIRKKDINNIVKTLHEWCDGCEAVLLGIEQQVLRANQYKENHSRTQQQVEAEMHDLATM